The sequence CTGGAAGTTCTGATAGTCGGAATAGAAGACCGCTGCCGACACGACGACATCACCGTCAAGAAACGAGGCCTTGCCGCCAATCTCATAGGTCCAGACGGTTTCCGGTTCGAAAGTCGTCACCAGCTGTGGCGCACCGTCGACGAACAGGGTGAGGTCGGCAAGGCTGTTGGCACGACCGTTGAAACCGCCCGATTTGAAACCACGGCTGGCGCTGGCATAAAGCAGCCGGTCGGGTGCCGGGGTATAGCTGATCGTCAGGCTGGGCGTGAAGGCATCGAAATCCTGGGTGTCGGTGCCGTTGAGCGGCGGCGGCAGGTCATCGGGGAAGCTGAAATCAATGCCGTTGAGCAGCGCCAGATCGGAAACCGTGGTGGTGAAGCGGTTATAGCGCTTCTCTTCATAGGTGTAGCGCAGACCGGCGGTGATCGCCCAGTAATCGCTGATATCATAGGTCAACTGACCGAAAACCGCATAGCTGTCGGTTTCCTGCGCATCGTTGATAAGCCGTTCAAAGCTGATCGGGGCACCGCCAAAAGTGAACAGGTCATCGGCAAAGGCCTGCTGATCGGAGTCCACCCGTTCGTTGAGATAATAGAGGCCGAACACACCGTTGAGCCGATCGCTGCTGTAGCGCAGCTGCAGTTCCTGGCTCCATTGGCGCTGGTCGATGCCGACAAAAACATCGCCAATCTCGGCCTGTGTGGCGTCGATATCGATAAAGAAGTCGGCTTCCAGATCGCGATAGGAGGTGATCGACACCAGTTCGAGTGAATCGGACAGCTGGAAATTCGCAGTCAGGGCGATGCCCCAGTGATCGAGCTCCTGGCCCTCGCCATTGGTGAAGCTGGTCGCCGATTCAAAGTCGAACGGCCCGAACTGGTTGGCAGGTACCAGCACCCGGGGTCCGGTAAGGAAATCGGTCTGGATAATCGGCGCGGTCGGCGAGCCAAGGGTGAGCGCATTGCGCTGCCGGGTATAATCGCCAGACAGGCTGAGTTCGACCGAGTCCGAAGGTTGCGCCCGCAAAATGCTGCGGAAAGTCAGATTGTCACGATCGTTGAAGCGTTCACCGGTCAGCGGGTTGGTGATGATGCCGTCGCGATTGTCATATTGCCCGGCAACCGACAGCGCCACGGCATCCTCGGCCAGCGGAACCGAGGCATAGCCGTTGATCGTGGTCTGGTCGAAGCTGCCATAAAGGAAGCTGCCGCTGGCGGTAAATTCGTTGAGATCGGGCTTGCGGGAGATGATATTGACCGCGCCACCAATGGTGTTCTTGCCATAGAGCGTGCCCTGCGGGCCGCGCAGCACCTCGACCCGCTCGACATCGCTGAGTGTCAGGAGCGCGCCCTGAATCCGGCTGAGGAA comes from Pseudomonadota bacterium and encodes:
- a CDS encoding TonB-dependent receptor; the encoded protein is MGIASNQRAEGSYFIGTTTATRRLRYRLLGGTAVAVAGLIGISSPAMAQQALPDAAPDAADDQASNADDDDIIVVTARRREESLLQVPVAVTALSQDDLADLQAQDLGGIQGAVPNLNLVQGRGSATSANIFIRGVGQPDALQTFDPAVGVYVDGVFLSRIQGALLTLSDVERVEVLRGPQGTLYGKNTIGGAVNIISRKPDLNEFTASGSFLYGSFDQTTINGYASVPLAEDAVALSVAGQYDNRDGIITNPLTGERFNDRDNLTFRSILRAQPSDSVELSLSGDYTRQRNALTLGSPTAPIIQTDFLTGPRVLVPANQFGPFDFESATSFTNGEGQELDHWGIALTANFQLSDSLELVSITSYRDLEADFFIDIDATQAEIGDVFVGIDQRQWSQELQLRYSSDRLNGVFGLYYLNERVDSDQQAFADDLFTFGGAPISFERLINDAQETDSYAVFGQLTYDISDYWAITAGLRYTYEEKRYNRFTTTVSDLALLNGIDFSFPDDLPPPLNGTDTQDFDAFTPSLTISYTPAPDRLLYASASRGFKSGGFNGRANSLADLTLFVDGAPQLVTTFEPETVWTYEIGGKASFLDGDVVVSAAVFYSDYQNFQARVGGGVDGGAGVGVFPVLNAGELEIFGFEIEATAKPIEGLTLATSLGYLDAQYNEFNDGRRVPPQSFSCNPTGQEIICEPAFAPPISARLAGDYTFSAGPADISFGGEVRYVDAHFLSVDNREGLREDGYALLNAYVQASFDDGRYFIRGGARNLTDTLYRTDGQEFSSVGNIQTVYFGDPRTFTITVGFNY